A part of Maridesulfovibrio hydrothermalis AM13 = DSM 14728 genomic DNA contains:
- the frr gene encoding ribosome recycling factor: protein MISEVLADGKKRMEGALTSLESDFGKLRTGRASTSLVDQISVDYYGTPTPINQLASVSIPDSRTVAIQPWDKGAFPLIEKALMLSDLGLNPVNDGKLLRISIPLLTEERRKELVKIAKKYTEDSKVALRNVRRDMNDTLKKLEKDKEISEDEQRKAQDDVQKMTDLYVKKCDEACNAKEKEILEI from the coding sequence ATGATTAGTGAAGTTCTTGCCGATGGCAAAAAGAGAATGGAAGGCGCTCTGACCAGCCTTGAAAGCGATTTTGGTAAGCTCCGCACCGGCAGAGCCTCTACCTCGCTTGTTGATCAGATTTCAGTGGATTACTACGGAACCCCCACCCCTATTAATCAACTCGCTTCTGTTTCTATACCTGATTCCCGCACTGTTGCGATTCAGCCATGGGACAAGGGAGCTTTCCCCCTGATTGAAAAAGCTTTAATGCTTTCAGATCTCGGACTTAATCCCGTAAACGACGGCAAGCTGCTGCGTATCTCCATTCCGCTGCTCACAGAAGAACGCCGTAAAGAACTGGTAAAAATCGCCAAAAAATATACTGAAGATTCTAAAGTTGCACTTCGTAACGTTCGCCGTGACATGAACGATACCCTGAAAAAGCTGGAAAAGGACAAGGAAATTTCCGAAGACGAACAGCGCAAAGCTCAGGATGATGTTCAGAAAATGACCGACCTGTACGTAAAAAAATGTGATGAAGCATGCAACGCAAAAGAAAAGGAAATTCTGGAAATCTAA
- the uppS gene encoding polyprenyl diphosphate synthase, translating into MMPRHLAVIMDGNGRWAKARGLSRSEGHKAGTEAAKAIVTKCRKLGIKHLTLYTFSKENWARPKDEIATLFDLLKVFLKKELSSLREQDIRLKILKGLSEFPFGVRQVIAHTIKKTENCNSMTLNLALNYSGRDEIVRACKKMISAGISEDEITEERISGYLYTAGQPDPDLIIRTSGEQRLSNYLLYQAAYSELYFTDVYWPDFSPEELDKAIADYAGRQRRFGKTGDQI; encoded by the coding sequence ATGATGCCCCGACATTTAGCCGTCATCATGGACGGCAATGGAAGGTGGGCAAAGGCTCGCGGACTCTCCAGAAGTGAGGGACACAAAGCCGGAACAGAAGCAGCAAAAGCAATTGTCACCAAATGCCGTAAACTCGGTATAAAACATCTGACCCTGTACACCTTTTCCAAGGAGAACTGGGCCAGACCGAAAGATGAAATTGCAACGCTCTTCGACCTGTTAAAAGTCTTTCTAAAGAAAGAACTGAGCAGCCTGCGCGAGCAGGACATACGCCTTAAAATCCTTAAGGGGCTCTCGGAGTTCCCCTTCGGCGTAAGACAGGTTATTGCCCACACCATCAAAAAGACTGAGAATTGTAACTCCATGACCCTTAACCTTGCCTTGAATTATTCAGGCAGGGATGAAATCGTGCGAGCCTGCAAAAAAATGATTTCTGCCGGAATCAGTGAAGATGAGATCACAGAAGAGCGAATTTCCGGATATCTGTATACAGCCGGACAGCCCGATCCAGATCTAATTATCCGCACCAGCGGTGAGCAAAGATTATCCAATTATCTGCTCTACCAAGCCGCCTACTCGGAACTTTATTTCACTGATGTGTACTGGCCTGACTTCAGCCCCGAAGAACTTGATAAAGCGATAGCTGATTACGCCGGCCGCCAACGCCGCTTCGGAAAAACAGGCGACCAGATTTAA
- a CDS encoding HD family phosphohydrolase — protein sequence MRKNIAELTAAGISDIEKFLDDVVAKSRRTVCQQAIEDLTCPMKAAVFSVLETQMSLVDRLTEIGLALSGETRLERLLEMIVDEARVLTKADAGTLYIVDKQGRKLDFSILQNDTMQVRMGGTSGNEITLPAVPLYYAGNKPNKSNVSSYCALTGETVNIADVYEAEGFDFTGPRKYDAATGYHSKSMLVLALKNHEQDIIGVLQLLNALDEDGEVIEFSSNVVDIVGSLASQAAIALTNAQLIQGLKDLLYSVIQSIAAAIDAKSPYTNGHIERVVTITMMIADKINSIEEGKYADVHLSNDELEELKLAAWMHDVGKISIPEHVVDKSTKLETIFDRSELVDARFRLISEIIKNRQLEETIEAMKNGATPEKLSEIEMSYAVKLEQVEDDRLFISSCNIPKEFMSDDRIARVEDIAARTYESNGETFNWLTENEVLNLCIRKGTLTDDERKIIESHAAITFEMLSRLPFPKRLLRVPEYAAGHHERLDGSGYPKGLGEDELPLQARIMAVADIFEALTAKDRPYKKPMKLAQAIEILGFMVKDNHIDSDICNLFMESGLLMEYAHAELDPSQIDED from the coding sequence TTGCGGAAAAATATTGCTGAATTAACAGCTGCGGGAATTTCTGACATTGAGAAGTTTCTTGATGATGTTGTGGCAAAGTCCCGGCGAACAGTCTGTCAGCAAGCTATTGAGGATTTAACCTGCCCTATGAAGGCCGCTGTGTTTTCTGTTTTAGAGACTCAGATGAGCCTCGTAGATCGTCTGACCGAGATCGGCCTTGCTCTGTCCGGGGAAACACGGCTTGAGCGATTGCTTGAAATGATCGTTGATGAAGCAAGAGTTTTGACCAAAGCGGATGCAGGGACTCTTTATATTGTAGATAAGCAGGGTCGTAAACTGGATTTTTCGATCCTTCAAAATGATACTATGCAGGTACGCATGGGGGGAACAAGCGGTAATGAGATTACCCTTCCTGCCGTTCCTCTTTACTATGCGGGCAATAAGCCTAATAAATCTAATGTATCCTCATACTGTGCACTGACTGGTGAAACCGTTAATATTGCTGATGTGTACGAAGCTGAGGGGTTTGATTTTACCGGTCCCAGAAAATATGATGCAGCAACTGGTTATCACTCCAAATCCATGCTTGTGCTTGCTCTTAAAAACCATGAACAGGATATTATCGGGGTTTTGCAGCTTCTGAATGCTTTGGATGAGGACGGCGAAGTTATAGAATTTTCGTCCAATGTGGTGGATATTGTCGGTTCGCTCGCTTCGCAGGCTGCCATAGCTCTAACTAATGCCCAGCTCATTCAGGGGCTTAAAGATCTTTTATATTCTGTTATCCAGAGTATTGCAGCCGCAATTGATGCCAAATCCCCGTATACAAATGGGCATATCGAGCGCGTGGTGACTATCACTATGATGATAGCCGACAAAATCAACAGTATTGAGGAAGGAAAATATGCAGATGTTCATCTGAGCAATGATGAACTTGAAGAGCTTAAGCTGGCAGCATGGATGCATGATGTCGGTAAAATTTCCATCCCTGAGCATGTGGTAGATAAATCTACAAAGCTCGAAACAATTTTTGACCGGTCAGAATTAGTAGATGCACGGTTCCGTCTCATCAGTGAAATTATAAAAAACAGGCAGCTTGAAGAAACAATCGAGGCTATGAAAAATGGAGCCACGCCTGAAAAATTATCCGAAATTGAAATGAGTTATGCTGTTAAGCTGGAACAGGTGGAAGATGATCGTTTATTTATTTCTTCATGTAATATTCCCAAAGAATTTATGTCCGATGATCGAATTGCACGGGTAGAGGATATCGCCGCACGGACTTATGAAAGTAATGGTGAAACCTTTAACTGGTTGACCGAAAACGAGGTGCTGAACCTCTGTATACGCAAAGGCACTCTTACTGACGACGAACGGAAGATTATCGAAAGCCATGCGGCCATCACTTTTGAAATGCTTTCCAGACTTCCGTTTCCCAAACGTCTACTCCGTGTTCCTGAATACGCAGCAGGGCATCATGAAAGACTGGACGGTTCCGGATATCCCAAAGGTCTTGGGGAAGATGAGTTGCCATTACAGGCCAGAATCATGGCTGTTGCTGATATTTTTGAAGCACTCACAGCAAAAGACCGTCCCTACAAGAAGCCCATGAAGCTTGCGCAGGCAATTGAAATTCTCGGCTTTATGGTCAAGGACAATCATATTGATTCCGATATCTGTAATCTTTTTATGGAATCAGGATTGCTTATGGAATACGCCCATGCTGAGCTTGATCCTTCACAGATTGATGAGGATTAG
- the rpsB gene encoding 30S ribosomal protein S2, with protein MAYVTMKQMLETGVHFGHQTRRWNPKMRPYIFGARNGIHIMDLQQTVKLFRTAHDFIADAVAQGGKVLFIGTKRQAQESIAAEASRAGMFHVTHRWMGGTLTNFQTIKRRIDRLKKLEEMFEDGSIKRFPKKEIVMMGREVKKLTLALGGIKDLHGAPSVAFVIDPKREQIAIQECRKLGIPVVAVVDSNCDPDMVDFIIPGNDDAIRAIKLFATHMADACLEGAARRKEDKEMEAEKTKATEKAEEAPQEAK; from the coding sequence ATGGCATATGTAACTATGAAACAGATGCTGGAGACCGGCGTTCACTTTGGTCACCAGACCCGCAGATGGAATCCCAAAATGCGTCCTTACATTTTCGGCGCACGTAACGGCATTCACATCATGGACCTTCAGCAGACTGTAAAACTGTTCCGTACAGCTCACGACTTCATCGCTGACGCTGTTGCTCAGGGCGGAAAAGTACTTTTCATCGGTACCAAACGTCAGGCACAGGAATCTATTGCAGCTGAAGCAAGCCGCGCCGGCATGTTCCACGTAACTCATCGCTGGATGGGTGGAACACTGACCAACTTCCAGACCATCAAACGTCGTATTGACCGTCTGAAAAAACTGGAAGAAATGTTCGAAGATGGTTCCATTAAACGTTTTCCTAAAAAAGAAATCGTAATGATGGGCCGCGAAGTTAAAAAACTGACTCTCGCACTCGGCGGTATCAAAGATCTCCACGGTGCTCCCAGCGTTGCATTCGTTATTGACCCTAAGCGTGAACAGATCGCCATTCAGGAATGCCGTAAACTGGGTATCCCTGTAGTTGCAGTTGTTGACTCTAACTGCGATCCAGACATGGTTGATTTCATCATCCCCGGTAACGATGATGCTATCCGCGCAATCAAACTTTTCGCTACCCATATGGCTGACGCGTGCCTTGAAGGTGCTGCCCGCCGTAAAGAAGATAAAGAAATGGAAGCTGAGAAAACCAAAGCTACCGAAAAAGCTGAAGAAGCTCCTCAGGAGGCTAAATAG
- the pyrH gene encoding UMP kinase — protein MIKLSGEALAGDQQFGIKPSAISQFAGEIAAAAKAGLQVALVIGGGNIFRGMSDSAKGMDRASADYMGMLATIMNALAVQDALEKMGCDTRVMSAIPMQAVAEPYIRRRAIRHLEKGRVVICAAGTGNPYFTTDTAAALRAMELKTEAIIKATKVDGVYDKDPMKYDDAVKYESITYLETLEKRLGVMDSTATSLAMDNDMPIIVFNLFEEGNIGRVVRGEKIGTIVHGG, from the coding sequence ATGATCAAACTCAGCGGTGAGGCACTCGCCGGAGATCAGCAATTCGGCATTAAACCATCAGCAATCAGCCAGTTCGCAGGCGAAATCGCAGCAGCGGCAAAAGCCGGACTGCAGGTTGCTCTGGTAATCGGCGGCGGCAATATTTTTCGCGGAATGTCTGATTCTGCTAAAGGCATGGACCGTGCATCTGCCGACTACATGGGAATGCTTGCAACCATCATGAATGCATTAGCTGTTCAGGATGCTCTTGAAAAAATGGGCTGCGACACTCGTGTTATGTCCGCAATCCCCATGCAGGCTGTTGCTGAGCCTTACATCCGCCGCAGAGCCATCCGCCACCTTGAAAAAGGACGGGTGGTAATTTGTGCTGCCGGCACAGGTAACCCTTATTTTACTACTGATACCGCAGCAGCACTTAGGGCCATGGAGCTTAAAACCGAGGCCATTATTAAGGCGACCAAGGTTGACGGAGTCTATGATAAAGACCCCATGAAGTACGACGATGCAGTTAAATATGAATCTATCACCTACCTTGAGACACTTGAAAAAAGACTGGGTGTAATGGACTCCACAGCCACTTCACTGGCTATGGACAACGACATGCCCATAATTGTCTTCAACCTTTTCGAAGAAGGAAATATCGGAAGAGTTGTAAGAGGTGAAAAGATTGGAACAATTGTTCACGGAGGATAA
- the tsf gene encoding translation elongation factor Ts — translation MAITAQMVKSLREQTGVGMMDCKKALAECDGNEEKAIKHLREKGLAKAAKKAGRATSEGLIGTYMHSNGKLSAMVELKCETDFVAKADQFIQLSKDLAMQVAATNPTCVSPDELPQDVLEKEKEIYLQQAIAEGKPEKFATKIVEGRINKYYKEVCLLEQPFIKDDKKTIKDLLNETIAILGENMQIGRIARINLAEAADAASEEGEAE, via the coding sequence ATGGCTATTACTGCACAGATGGTAAAGTCCCTGCGCGAACAGACCGGCGTAGGCATGATGGATTGTAAGAAAGCTCTCGCTGAATGTGATGGCAATGAAGAAAAAGCTATCAAACACCTTCGCGAAAAAGGTCTTGCCAAAGCAGCCAAGAAAGCAGGCCGTGCAACAAGCGAAGGCCTGATCGGAACTTACATGCACAGCAATGGTAAGCTCTCCGCTATGGTTGAACTGAAATGTGAAACTGACTTTGTTGCTAAAGCAGATCAGTTCATTCAGCTTTCCAAAGACCTCGCTATGCAGGTTGCAGCTACTAACCCTACCTGCGTCAGCCCTGACGAACTTCCTCAGGATGTTCTGGAAAAAGAAAAAGAAATCTACCTCCAGCAGGCAATTGCCGAAGGCAAGCCTGAAAAATTCGCTACCAAGATCGTCGAAGGACGTATCAATAAATACTACAAGGAAGTCTGCCTTCTTGAACAGCCCTTCATCAAGGACGACAAGAAGACCATTAAAGACCTCCTTAACGAGACCATCGCAATTCTCGGCGAGAACATGCAGATCGGACGAATCGCCCGTATCAACCTCGCTGAAGCAGCCGATGCCGCTTCCGAAGAAGGCGAAGCTGAATAA
- a CDS encoding SH3 domain-containing protein, translated as MSLRIWSYFAITLCLITSGCIPKNTKRAQEPPVHTAVRTETIVITPIVTGTSLMKSNVREVASSKSDIVDVLPKGTQVELTGKNGNWYHVKRINSQAKSGFVYHKLIALDFDNYLGTKGKNKQSALVYNAPSEKAKTAIKIMARTPFDIVGYENGFYKVKGEHFKGYLKADLCVADPSSAIAKTKTVTISSSGNTGKIQKIKNGQYAVPPQKAQSSKKYASKKTSKTKFRSSSSSSKKRTAIKKRSSSEPNAAATLFGAFASALLGGGSQNRAVRPQSQNDALKDILKSISAGKELAQQTVKIREQMLGALNETRALQSLIGATVAAMNTNYKIAEQTARGVSSTGMKKISIKAFIQDLSYEPTESIESAAVKIAQNGKRLKALESRIKSEADTFSQLNSQQLQNMDSIIDSFSTNLHASNALYDFSIAKSNNVILRIDRAVTAYDEKAGPMAAEATKQAGIIALATAQLVSQISNAQSNPLGALTALPRLMEIQEELTTLSGLFQDFQADYEYIENNSAIISKQGQDISRIIMTARRKNTQITTMLESYYQKKLSLSKRLKSKLARQTESGYKTVEKKASSVALAEDLLD; from the coding sequence ATGTCTTTAAGAATATGGAGCTACTTTGCCATCACCCTGTGTCTTATAACCTCGGGGTGTATTCCAAAAAATACAAAGAGAGCACAAGAACCTCCAGTTCATACGGCTGTCAGAACCGAAACAATTGTTATCACGCCAATTGTAACGGGAACCTCTCTCATGAAAAGCAATGTCCGCGAAGTGGCTTCATCAAAATCAGATATTGTTGATGTCCTGCCCAAAGGAACCCAAGTTGAACTTACCGGTAAAAACGGCAACTGGTACCATGTCAAACGGATCAACTCTCAGGCTAAGTCAGGCTTTGTTTATCATAAACTGATTGCTCTTGATTTTGACAACTATCTCGGCACAAAGGGTAAAAACAAACAGTCCGCTTTAGTCTACAACGCTCCTTCTGAGAAAGCCAAAACTGCCATTAAAATTATGGCCCGGACTCCTTTTGATATTGTTGGCTATGAAAATGGTTTTTATAAGGTTAAAGGCGAACACTTTAAGGGATATCTCAAAGCTGACCTGTGCGTAGCAGATCCCAGTAGTGCGATAGCAAAAACAAAAACTGTCACGATCTCATCTTCGGGCAATACTGGCAAAATTCAAAAAATTAAAAACGGGCAATATGCTGTCCCTCCTCAAAAAGCTCAATCTTCAAAAAAATACGCCTCTAAAAAAACAAGCAAAACAAAATTTAGATCCAGTAGTTCTTCAAGCAAAAAAAGAACTGCAATAAAAAAGAGAAGTTCAAGTGAACCCAATGCCGCAGCAACCCTTTTTGGAGCATTCGCTTCCGCCCTGCTCGGCGGAGGTTCTCAAAATAGAGCGGTTCGCCCCCAATCACAAAATGATGCCCTTAAAGACATTCTTAAAAGTATAAGCGCAGGTAAAGAACTTGCGCAGCAAACTGTGAAAATCCGCGAACAAATGCTTGGCGCACTTAACGAAACACGAGCCTTGCAGTCACTCATAGGTGCGACTGTTGCCGCAATGAATACCAACTACAAAATAGCCGAACAAACCGCGCGCGGCGTAAGTTCTACCGGAATGAAAAAAATATCCATCAAAGCTTTCATTCAGGACCTTTCATATGAACCGACTGAATCTATTGAAAGTGCCGCAGTTAAAATCGCCCAAAATGGTAAAAGGCTTAAGGCACTGGAAAGCAGGATCAAATCAGAGGCAGACACTTTCTCACAGCTGAATTCACAGCAATTGCAAAATATGGATTCCATAATTGATTCTTTCTCCACCAACCTGCATGCATCCAATGCTCTTTATGATTTCAGCATTGCTAAATCAAACAATGTAATCTTGAGAATCGATAGAGCAGTAACAGCTTATGACGAAAAGGCCGGCCCGATGGCCGCAGAAGCAACGAAACAGGCAGGAATTATCGCACTCGCCACTGCCCAGCTTGTCTCTCAAATCAGTAATGCTCAAAGCAACCCTCTCGGAGCTTTAACGGCTCTCCCGCGCTTGATGGAAATTCAGGAAGAATTAACGACTCTCTCCGGACTGTTTCAAGACTTCCAGGCTGATTACGAATACATTGAAAACAACTCTGCTATCATAAGCAAACAGGGACAGGATATCAGCAGAATTATCATGACCGCGCGCCGCAAAAATACTCAGATAACCACCATGCTTGAATCATATTACCAAAAAAAATTGAGCCTCAGTAAAAGACTAAAAAGTAAATTGGCAAGGCAGACTGAATCAGGTTATAAAACAGTTGAAAAGAAAGCCTCCTCTGTCGCACTGGCGGAAGACCTGCTTGATTAA